In Dysidea avara chromosome 6, odDysAvar1.4, whole genome shotgun sequence, the genomic stretch ggctcttagattgaataattaattttactggtattatatgctttgctgtatgaaaatgtgtgcgtatgaaattatcacaacaaactgaagctatagctatagttagctagctatagtgattaacagaagtgtagctacttattgtaaaatcatcacgactttgtttggtacagtaaaaaaaaccttaagtcacatgagatggtgataatgagatggtgaagctaaaaatgagacaataatgagatctgatggtgaagctaaaaagttatcacatttagttaagtaaacaaagccatacaaagaatgtgtattaaactaaagtataatctgtttcccataatataagatggggtttatactaaagtataagatagttagtataatgcaaggctatactgagattatttgtatagtttaagccattagatataccatattatattcctcttttttcacagtgtttgagtgaaaatgatgtcactttgtttatgtgataccattattcccctacagtttgtcaatatacatagctaaagagcacagccagtagctaaaattcaatcttagactaacatcttaaagaactagtagtggaaacatatgggtatcactatacatgatcaattttagtgttttgaaatatagcataatttacagtctcaagactcaaactacactagctgtccaaacagtacaGAGGGTAAATgtgagtggagagggcaagtagactcaccagtgtgtggagtgcatgtgcactcagcATGTATAGAACTCTCCAGCTAGAGGGCTCTGGTGGCATACtcccctggaaatttttggagaATGGCTATCACGAtattgaatctagaagctatttttaaccaaatgtgggtacaagatgaatgagttcagttggaagtaattttaattaaaaaacagGACTATAGacttttaagaaaatgtataatagtggcttgtcaaagagaataaaggGTGTATACTTAATTAAATGtgagaatatttaaaacacaggattggatctacttcatttttagccACTGTTCTAtggtgcaggttgctattttaatctaacttttaaaatgatggatccattcatgcataattgttttacaacccTACAAATACAACTAATTTTTGACCACAACAAACCCTTCACAATGATCATggcaacataaatgctgcagtgtcATTTAAGTTAaagcttcaagggatttgatagtgcaaactccagaagctgctagatttaggtaaatgtagcatgggatttgatcaagtatGGAAAACGAAAACAAAGagctctcagatgttgcagccttgtgaactttataaatgctatgaaattcactattatatataagactattgttttacttgtaagaaaagcatttcaacccaagaatcagGTTTGTAGTAGAACctaactatttgacagaaaaagttgttttcagaatagattttcaataatattaatgatgtttaatacattaaaggtataaatcttttacctaaagtgactagtatatggcaggatgtttggtacactggtgagggtagcagtgcacaggtctggAAGAATAGgattaatttcagcttacactctggtaacttcttgaaaataatagttttaatgatggatgttctattagagtagttgactgttctattagagtattttgattctAGCAGCTTCTAAAGTAAaacttactccaaaagtataattttgaacccttCTTAGTAATttttggataagattagctattccccttcCTCTTTCCATCTTTTTATTGCCCATACATGTCCTTAAAATGCAACTGTAtctgtactacagcttctagaagcttcctagcttgctcattgtaacATTTTgtaggggggtgcttcagcccccccaagcacccccctaaatccgcccttgtgtAAGCTTACATACAACAAATATAGCCAAAATCCAGATGCAAAATCAACTCAGAATACAACTAAAACAATAATCATAGACAATGGCCAGAAGATTTAAAGTTAAATAATTGTCATTGGACCTTTCATTGAATTATGCAATCGCATGAAATAAGTCTTTTGTTGAGGGAAATGACATTATGCTGGTGGAATAAATCTGTTGGACAATCTGACACTTATTACATGTATTGAGATTTTGCTCTGTAAACAATTATTATCTACAcagttaaaatgaagagtaactaCAACTCTCAAAGAATTCCCAGTGTAGGGAcaatttaacacccctggagagtagggatacggcgattatgccggcataatttcgggcataataggtatgtgtgggaatcaggaattatgctagcattttgaggtgctTATAAAGCTTTAACGATAGGATAATCCGCAGAtagcacaattccgttaaagaagatcgagatactctaatagagcagtcagaaactctaatagaacagtcactgaatatcatttactctaataaagcagtcacatcgaaataaaatactctaatacagcaaccagctaaagattTCAAGACTATTTAAAACTTAAACAGCAATGAAAAggtgtgatacagcaataaagtGGTATTATtaaccaattatggtggcataattttgggaataatgggcaattctcaaaagcataataggtgattttttagcactgctcaaaagcataattctCAATATTTGGCCTCATGCCTAccggagagtaaccattactctaaaggagtaactggagagtaacacatgctctgaagatggtgtcacttactcttcatggtaatggttattctcttcagagtgtaggttactctccatggggtgttaaatcctccctacactgagaactcttcagagtggtggttactctttaatTTTGACAGTGTAGTCAGATGCACATGTATGAAGAACAATAATACGATACTTAACGTGCAGTGATAGAACAGGTAAACAATTCAGTTTTTGTGATGAAAATAGTCAAATctttataaatcagtgtttgTGCACAAACTTAATCAACTaataatatttatataattagaTACTTGCATTGTTGTTTGACCTGAGATGGAGACTTAACAATTATTAAGCACCTATAGCGCTGTGATATTTAATTatgatatacataattatactatgcATGTATAATATAAATACAAGGATGGCTTTACGGAGTATATGCTATAATGGTAACTCCAATAACTCCTTAGATTTCTCAAGACCGATGTATACATTGCTAGCTTAAGAAGTCTTAGAACAACCATACTCAACTGTTATATGATTTGAGAACGTGTGTTACTACTATAGACAGGTATTTTATTAATATCGTGCTATATGATTAATAATTAATATCCTCACAAGCAGCTAAAGTGAATGAAATATACTAAATATCACTGACATAACCATATTGTCATATTGCAGCATAATACACTCTTACAGTCATATGATGAATGTACACTATAATATAGTGCCTGTTGCTATTAGCTTCAACAAAATCACTTGTCTATTTAAACAACAATCATGTGATCATGATGTACGGTTTGTTAGAGATTTTTGTAGCTGGTGTATGTCAATCTCATGTAAATCATATACATGATAGGGTATAGAATTTTATTTGGGAATCATCTAGTGACAAATCCAGGAGGGTACAGGGGCTTGTGCTCCCTCTCCCAATCTCAAACATTATAACAAGATTGAGatagcagtcagtcaaatactcttatagaacagtcaccacacaaaTCACTATTCAGAATCCTCCATATATAGTAGCTGAATATGAAAACTAGCATCTGAaacactatcccatgcatgggaacatttagcctgctaaaagtttgtaaatgaaatgtaCGTGGCCTTGtctatgccattctttaggctaataattatacagttaggtatagctgaactactcatgactgtGACATACTCGGTAGCTATGGAGGATTCTGAATTGTGTTTtgtgtggtgactgctctattagagtattttactgactgctctattagagtatctcaatcttgttgTAATGTTTGAGATGGGGGGAGGGAGCATGAGCCCCCTGGATTTGTCACTGATCCAGCAACTCTTAGTCCACTAGCTTAGAAAGCAGTGTGATTAagatatttttgtaaataagcCATTCTATACATTTTATTTTCAGTCTTGAAACATATGACATAACCGACTTTAGCTTCTGGAGGGGGCTGTCCCCCAGACTCCCCTGCTCCATGATCTATATATCTACTACCTTGGTGCACCCTCCTCCTTTCCAAATCCTGGACCTGCCCCTGATCtatttgttctattagagtagctaattatgtacactcaacccaTTGACACATTAATCGTGACCCAGttgggtcttatagcctttccaaattatcaagtttgactaatcataactcctcatttTTTCAACCTagcaccttcatattacaccaatcCATAGTACTATGTTACGGGTATGAGGTGACAAAATTTCAGGGTGATagcacattcacaagtcaagttacacgCTAGGTTTCCAAGTGTATGTAATTGAAAAGGCCATTAGACCCCCAGGTCACAATTAAGACCTAATAGAGCTATCTATGATATGAACATATTATGCTTCAATATTGTAGCTATAGTAATTAGTGTAGGACCTAGCTACTAATTAAGGTCTTTAATTAAAAATTGATGACAtcaattttctattgactaggTACCCACCTATTATGATATCTAAATGTTGAGGTTAGTAGGTGCCTATTAACAATACAGAGTTGCTCACCAGCTATATTAATATAAAAGCTATCATTTCTCATAAAAACATAACTATGAGACTATAATAGTGAGCACTGCAGCAAAGTACAAATGTAGCTGCCTACTGATGACTATTTAACAAAATAACATCTTGAGGCAAACTGCAGAGTCCATGTTGTtaccaaaataattatattcttTAGTTATTTCAGAGTATTCACACTTCACAAAAAAGCATCATGGAGTTTATATTGATTATGGTAATAATTATATGATGTGGTtattattaatttgtgaaaaATTCACTGGGGAGAGTAGGAGGCTAGAAAGCCTATAGGAACACCCCAATTATACaggcataataattatacataaaatTAAGCTTTTGAGCACTACTCTCAAAACCATCTATTGTGCTTTTGAGAAATGCCTATTATTTTTTATGTGACATAATTTTGGGAAATAATGTCAATTTATCAGACCATTTACATTGATGTTTTAGCTTCATGCAGTATTCTATTAAACTTAGTTGGTTGctatattacagtatttcataattattttattctaTGTGGATGCTTTATTGGGATAGTATATAATACACAAAACAATAATCACGTGGTTTGCTGCATGTAGGTAGTACCAAGAGTACTTGgtagtactagtgtattaaCATAAAGCCATGACCTAAATAATCACTGGATAAGAAGAGAATGTATGATGAGCGAATAAGTGAGGTGGACAGGGGAACTTCGCTTAATTGGTGTTTTCCTGCTTCGATGGGATTGTGTCAGATGTTGCTGTTGTGACAAAAGGCTCACAACACTTCTTTCTGAGAATTGTGGTTATCATTATAGTCAGACACAGTTTTGGATCAGATATAAACTTCTTATTCGTTATACTTCATTCTGCAGTGATGTGTATAAGAGGGTCCAGATCAAGCCATCACGGGTGTGATTTACAAGATCGGTATATTGATTTGGTATTAATcgaatggctgcaggttcaagccTTCCCAATTCCAGTCATGGATCTGGAGTTTTTCTCCTTTCTATACCTTTCCAAACACACTTTATGCAATAACTTTaacagactgtaggaccaggtgttctacagaccttgagcacttgtgctgtgaagccttaataaataaagtacaaaaaataaCTAAACCATTAATTTATATGCATCTAGTAATACACTACAGAAGTTAGATATACTCTCAATAACTACACATTTATTATAATATAAAATTTAGAATAAACGTGTACAAGTGTATACGTAAATGTATACAATGTAATCAAAAAATAATAGGGTATCAAACTATGCTAATTAAATAATATGCTttctaaataataattaatttaaCAATTCATAATGCCTAATTGACAGCTACTCAAAAATACACTCTTTTTGCAAAAACAATTACCAAACTTAGCCTAaaagttataacacaaaaataATAGTATCAATGTAATGATAATTTCAAAAAAATGTTGCAAGTTACTGGCTCAAATAGCCTTACAGCTATAACTCCTTACATATTACTGTTCAGTTGTGCAATCACTCTATCCATATTAGGACGTCTCTGGATCATTTGATCAACACAAGCAGCAATGAGGGGTATCATATTACTCTCTGGTACTCTCCAGTTAACTCGTTGCAACATTGAAACACTAAACACACCTGATGGTAGTCTCCGGGAACACATCTCATACAGCAACACTCCAAGGCTGAAAGTGTCCATAGCTGGGGTATGGGGACCTTTGCTTGGATCAAGAGCTTCTGGGGCAGCATACACTGGATTTCCTGCATTCACTGTTTGACTTTCCCTCATAAAATTAAAAGAGCCAAAGTCAGACAACTTTGGAAGCCACTGATTATCTGGTAGTGGGTTGAGAAGAACATTAGCACTGCTAACATCTCGATGGAGTATGGGGGATGGGGTGGTCTTATGAAGGTAGTTTAGTCCAAATGCTATTCCAGCAGCAATAGGAATAATCTGGTCACTGGAGAGTTGACCACACTCCAATACCTTTCTGAGACTGGTGTGCATCATTTCTGTAACAATAAGGGGAACTCCCTCATTTGTGGCTCCTATGAACTGCAAAAGGTTAGGATGACGACATCGTGCTGCCATTGTCATCTCTCTGTCAAACACATGTAAATTGTAGTCAGAGATCAACTCATTATGAAGACATTTCACAGCCACTTTACAGCCACGGAAAGTTGCTTCTTTCACCAAACCATATGCTCCTCTCCCTAGCTCTTTCTCCTTTAGGTTTATTTCATTTCTGTTTACAAGCCATGTCTGTTGTTGTTGCAATGTATTTGaaagctgttgttgttgttgtaaatGTTGAATCTCTTGCCTCTGCTGCTGCAGCAGTCTTTGATTTTCTTGCTTTTCTTGTCTAAGATTCTGTAAT encodes the following:
- the LOC136257930 gene encoding probable serine/threonine-protein kinase DDB_G0271682 — translated: MKTSAQQQDQRVQELERQLQSLREEKNLIVTQKQQLLEDNQNLQQRIHGQEAELQNLRQEKQENQRLLQQQRQEIQHLQQQQQLSNTLQQQQTWLVNRNEINLKEKELGRGAYGLVKEATFRGCKVAVKCLHNELISDYNLHVFDREMTMAARCRHPNLLQFIGATNEGVPLIVTEMMHTSLRKVLECGQLSSDQIIPIAAGIAFGLNYLHKTTPSPILHRDVSSANVLLNPLPDNQWLPKLSDFGSFNFMRESQTVNAGNPVYAAPEALDPSKGPHTPAMDTFSLGVLLYEMCSRRLPSGVFSVSMLQRVNWRVPESNMIPLIAACVDQMIQRRPNMDRVIAQLNSNM